The genomic segment ATTCTCCCATGCTAAGCCAGTGTGCCGTTCGGATCGCGATGATCTTGTTCATGGTTTGCGTCGGTTTCTGCGACGCTACGGCACGTGCCGAGGAAGGCCCTTGGCTGACGGACTTCGAGGCGGCGAAAGCGCAAGCGAAGGCCGCGAAAAAATTGCTGCTGGTCGATTTCACCGGTTCCGATTGGTGCCCGCCGTGCATGCGGCTCAAGGCCGAGGTCTTCGACGGCGAAGCGTTTAAGACCGCAGCTCCCGAGCAGTTCGTGTTGGTCGAACTGGACTTCCCGAACAAGAAGGTCTTGTCTGACGAACTGAAAAAGCAGAATGCCGAGTTGGCGAAGCGCTATGAGATCTCGGGCTACCCGACCGTCCTGTTGCTGGACGTCGAAGGAAACGTCGTCAGCCGAACCGGCTATCGTCCCGGCGGTAGCGAGGTCTACGTCAAGCATTTGCAAGACTTGGTTTCGACCTACGAACAGATCGCGAAGCTCAAGAGCAAGCTGGACTCCGTCGCGGGGCTCGACCGCGCGAAGCTGCTCGATGAGATCGTCGCCGGCTGCGAGAAGCTCGACGCGAAGAGCGCGGAAGCGGAGAAATACGGCCGCGAGATCGTCGCCTTGGATTCGGACAACAAGGCCGGCCTCAAGGTCAAGTACACCTACCGAGGGTTGATGACCGACGCCGCGAAGATGCTCGCGGAGAGGAAAGCCGCCGAAGCGCGCGCGGCCTACGACAAAGCCATCGAATTGTCCGGCATCACCGAAGTGCAGAAGCAGAATGCCTATTTCGAGCAAGGAGGCTGTTGCTTCGCGCTCAAGGATTTCGCGGGGGTCGTGAAATGCTTGGAGCAAGCCCTCGCCGCCGCTCCCCAGAGCGACCGGGCCGCATCGATCGAATCGACCTTGAAACGATTCGCCCCCCTCGCCGCGGCGCAGTCTACGATCGCCAAGACGCAAACCGAATTGGAAAACGCCACGGGTGTAGGTCGCGCGAAACTATTGGATCAACTCATCGAAGCTCACAAGGTGCTCGGCCCAGCCGTTCGCGATCCGAAGCTGCCGGCCCAGATCGAGAAGTGGTCGCAGGAGATCGTACAACTCGACCCGGAAAACCAAGCCGGCCTCAAGGCTAAATACGATAAGACTCCGCCGGCGGCTCCATCCAACCCGGCTCAGCCGAAAGCGGCGACGGAGAAGTAGATTCTCGCGTTTGCCGAGCAGCCGGCAGCCTTTATTTGCCGGAGCCCGAGAGTTGGAACGCGGCCCAGCGACGGACGTCGGCGCGGGCCGGCGCGACGGAAGCTGCGCTGATGCGTCCCCCGTCGGGCAGAGGCTTCGCCGCCCCCGGCGCTCGGCCGGCATACGCGCGGATCTCCGTCGGATTGCGCAGGATCGTCAATTGCGCGTTGCGTAGCGCCTCGAGCGGGCGTTGATTCTTCCGCCACAGGTTCTCGTAAAAGAGCCGCATCAAGGCCGAGGTCGCTTCGTCGTCGACCTTCCAAAGACTCGCGACGACATTGCGGCAACCGGCCACGTGAAACGCGCGCTGCAATCCGAACACTCCTTCGCCGCCGGCGACTTCGCCTAGGCCCGTCTCGCAGGCCGAGAGGACGGCGAGCTCGAGCTTCGAGAGGGGGAGACCGGCGATCGCTTCGGCAGTAAGAATGCCGCCGTCGCCTTGGGGTACGCCGGAATCGTCGAGCGGCCGGGGCAAGTTCGCACCGGCGAAGACGAGCCCCGACAGCAACAGCGGATTGCGGCCCGTCAAGTTGCTCGCAACATCGGGCAAGCGATCGCGAAACGACGACTCGTCTATCTGCATCGCGCTGCGCATGGCGGGATCGGCGAAGAAGCCGTGCGTGGCGAAGACGGCCCAGCGGGCCTTCGGCAACTCGGAGATGACGCGCGCCGTACCGGCTGCGTTGCCCGTCAGCTTCACGACCGAACGCTCGCCGACGAACCTCTCGATGCCCGTCACTTCGTTCGCCGTGCCGGGGAGCTCGGGCCAATGCAGCGTTTGCTTTTCATCCGTGGCGGCGGCACGAAGTTTCGCGATCTGCATCGAGGTCGAAGCGTCGATCGGAGCGACGCCGTACTGCACGCCGCCGACGGCCAGCAGCGCGCCCTCGGAGGTCGGGGTCGATGGACGCTCTAAATGATCCAGCAGCACTCGGCCGTTGGGCACGATCGCCAGTGCCGTTTCTTCTAGCAACACCGTGCCCGGCTTACTGCCCGGAAGCGCGGCCCAAGGGAGCGACGTCAACGGTCCGTCGGGCACGAGGTAGACCGTGTTTACGTCGGCCGGAAGCGCGGCGTGGAGCGGCTGCCAAACGAGCCGGCGCAGCTCCTCGACGGCCGTGGCGGACTTGCCGCTGAGCATCGCCTCGCGCCAGGCCTTGGCTTGAGCATCGATCGGCGCGGCAGGACCGAGATCGATCCGTTGCAACGGCCCGTCGCGAGTGACGACGAACGCGACATAGCTCGGGATGCTGTAGTTCGCCTTCGAAGCTTCGATGTTCGGGTCGTGAATACAGTGCTCGAAACGAAGCAGATCGATGAACACGGCATCGGCCGGCAGCGCGTGAGCCAGATCGGTATGCGGCCGACGCCGTTGCGCTTGCCCTTGCGCAATTTCGGGGACGAACGCCGCCAACCGCCGTTCCAACTCTTCCTTACGAATCGTCGTTTGCCGCAGCAGTTCGCGACGAACCGCAAGCCGCTCGGGATCGGCGGCGTTCATCGGCGCCAACGTGAGTCGGGACAGTTCTCGACGCGTTTCGAGCCACGTGCGATAGAGCGGTTCGACTTCCGGCGCCAGTGAATGTGCCAATGTTTGGCAGCGATCGGCGGCAAGTTGAAACACCGCGGCCCGTCCCGGCCAGATGTGGGCATAGAGCTCGTTGTTCGCCTGTTCGGTGTTCTTCGAAGCGGTGATCAGCACATCCAGCGGCCAGCGGAATTTCGCCACGAGCTTTAAAGATTCGGTTTCCGAAGCGACGGCGAACACTCCGTCTTGCACGACCTGGCGAATCCCGATCCCTTCGGCTAAATACTTGATCGCTTGATCTACTTCACCCAAATCGAACAGGATCGTCCCAAGGCTGATGAGGGAGTCCGCCGTACTAGGATGTGTCGGTCCTAAGACTTCTCGCTCGATCGCCACGGCTTGCGTGAGATGAGTCCGCGCGGCCTCATATTTTCCTAAGGCCCGGCATGCCCACCCTACGCTCGAGTGCGCCTGAGCCGTACTGGGATGCCGAGCTCCCAAAGACTCTTTACAAATTGCGAGCGACTGTTCCTGATAGGGAAGAGCCGCTGCTTGGCCCTCTTGCACCTTCAGTACCGCGGCGAGATTATTCAACGAGACCGCCATCTCGGGATGTTTATCTCCTGTGAGCGCCTTGAAGATCGCGAGGGATTGTTCATGACACAAGCGCGCGTTTTGGAACTCTCCCATGGCGACGAACGACTTACCCATGGCGTTGAGTGCGATGGCCGTATCGGGATGTTTATCGCCGTAGTATTCCTTTTTGATCGCCAGAGCCTGAACGAAGTAGGGCCTCGCGGCTGCGTGGTCCCCCAACGATGTGAGAACCCCCCCGATGCCATCGAGAGCATGTGCGGCGTCCAGACTTTTCTCTCCGAGAACTTCTTTGCGGATCGCGAGCGAGCGTTCGAAGTAGCGCCGAGCCGTTGCCTCTTCCCCGAGCGATTGAGATACGGAACCTAGATTGCCGAGCGCGTTGGCCGAACTTTGATGTTTTTCTCCATAGACCTCGAGATAGATCGCGAGTGCCCGCTCGAAGTAGGAGCGTGCCGTTTCGTATTCCCCCATCGATCTCAGCAACACGCCCAAATGGTTGAGTGCTACGGCCGTATCCGGATGCCGAGGTCCGAGGACTTGCGTCGAAATCTCCAAGGCCTCTTCGTAGTAGGGTCGCGACTTTCCGTAGTCCCCCATCGCTTTGAACAAGCTGCCGAAGCTAGTAAGCGAATCGACCGTTTCGAGAGTTCTATTCCCGAAGGCTCGCCTCCTGCCCGCCAACGACTCTTCGTAGTAGGGGATCGCCTCGGCATACCGCGTGAGGCCTAAGAGTTGGGCTCCTACGTTATTCACCGCTTGAGCCGTGCCGGCGTTATCATTGCCGAGCACCTTGCGGCGAATCGCCAAGCATTCTTCGGCCAGGGGCAAGGCTTCGCGGAATCGGTTTTGCTTGTAAAGCGCGACCACTTCTTGAGCCAATCGGTTCGCCTCTTGGATCTGCGCCCCCTCTGCGGGCGTGAAGTTTTTTGCGGTCAGATCCATCGACGTCAACTCGATCGGCGGAGAGTTGGCATGCTTGGCCTTCAGGCCGGCTTTGTTCTCGGCATCCAATGCTACGATCTCTCGCGACCAAGCTTCGAAACTTCGAGTCGGAGTGATATCGGGAAGAGCGCGCTTCAAAATTCTCTGCGCTTCGAATAACCGATCCAACAACACGGCCCGCTCCAGCCCCGTCGCTTTTCCGAGACTTACGTTGACTTCCGCGATGATCTTCTGGGCCGCGGCGAACGGAGCGCTTTTCTCATAACGCCCGTAGATCGACTCCACTCGGTCGCTCCGCGGAGCCGCCGCGCGGGCCTGCTCTAGGCCGGCGATGACGCCCCGAAAATCTCTCATTTCGAAGTAGCAGCCCACTTGGTCCATGTAGGCGGCTTGCTTCTGCAAAGCGGTGATTCCGGGAAGCGCGAGGATGCGATCGTAGGCCGCGAGCGACTCCTGAATCTTGCGTTGCTTCAATAACTTATCTGCGTCATCCATCGCGATGCGAAAAACGTGATTGCCGTTTAAGCCGGTTTGGTTTCGGGGGTCTAAGTCGAGGATCTCTCGGCTCAGCGCCAGCGCGATCTCCTTGTCGTGGCTGAGCGTGTCGTGGCAGCGAACCATTTCATCCAGGAGCTTCGCGCGCTCGAGACCTCGGCTCTTCGGCAACTCGCCCTGTAAGACGATCGAGCGTGCATAGGCATCCGTCAGCTCGCGCAGATGTGCGACGTACTTTTCTCCGCCGCCGGTCCGATACCCGGTCTTCGTGATCACCGCGCCGTCGGGGGCGATCAACAGCACGATCGGCACTTGGGTAACACCGTACCTGCGCGAGAGCTCGTCATTCTGTTTCTTGACCGCTGCGGGGAGAACCTTCTTGCCAGGAAAGTCTACCTCGACCAAGACGAACCGCCGGCGAGCCTCGGCCTCGAACGCCTCGCTATCGAACACTTCCCGCTTCATCGTCATGCACGGCGGAACTCGATCGGAGGCGGTGTAGTAGAGCAGTAAGACTTTTTTCTCGGTCTGCGATTGAATCTTCGCCGCCTCGAAGTCGGTGCGCCACAGGTCACCCTCGGCACGAATCGCACCGCCGTGAAACGTCAGACAAACCAGCAGCGCAATCGCGGCGCAGCGAACCGGATAACTACTCGACATGCATCTGTTCCTGAGAAGCGTTGCGCAGCTTTTCGTGCCGCGCTATCGATGAGCGAACCGCACGGCTTTCACCAGATCGAAGCGTTCGCGAAGGCGCTCGAGCGACTGAATGACCGGATCGTCGATCGTTTGGATCGAGCCCGGCCCGCGCGTCCCGGCGGTTGCGTCGGTCACGACGACATCGAGCGACGACGCAGCGGCGCGCGTGCGATCGATATCGAAGGCGACGAAACCGTCGCCGGCCGCAGGGCCTGTCGCCGGCAAGGTGCCGATCAACTTCGCCAAGTCCAAGCCGTCTTCCGGCCGCTGCTCGGCGGCTAACAAAACGATCGTCTCCAGGCCCGGCGCGCCGACCATCTCCCAGCCTTGATCGAGCTTGGCCGGGCTATGCAACTCGCTGCGCGGCGTCGCTCCGCCGGGTCCGACGTCGTCGAGCCGAGTCACTTTCCCTTCGGAGTCGATCCAAACCAGATAAAGATAAGCGGCACGATTGAGCGACACCTCGAGATGGACCTGCTCGCCGTTGCGAACCGGCAGCGCGTTCGGATCGGCGATCGAGATGCCTCGCTTCGTGTTTCCGGCAGTGCTCCATACGCGCACCTTCAACTCTCCGGCAAGCCTTGGGGGTACCGCATCGGCCACCGGCGAAACAGCCGGGACTGCTGCGACGCTCTGCCCAGTCGCGTCGGGCCTGACGAGCCAAGCCACGGCGGCAACCGTAGCGACGAGCATCAGGCTCACGACGGCGGCAGTCCTCCGTTTCAGCTTCGGCCGCTGGAGGTAATTGCGAAGCGCCCCTTCCAATTGGCCGGCATTGGCGAAACGATCCGCGGGAGATTTTGCCAGGGCCCGTAGGACGATCGCTTCGAGTTCCGGAGGAATGTCGGCACGAATGCTGCGCGGCGGCGCGATCTGCCCGAGCTTGACGACCTCGAAGGCGCGGCTCAAGGCGCACGCACCGACATCGTGCGGAGGTCGACCGGTGAGGAGTTCGTAGAGAATTGCACCGAGCCCGAAAACATCGGTCCAAGGCCCCAGCGTGCTTTCAAGCCCTGCGGCCTGCTCCGGAGCCATGTAGGGGAGCGTCCCGGAAATGCCCGACTCGGTTGCGCGGGCT from the Planctomycetia bacterium genome contains:
- a CDS encoding thioredoxin family protein, coding for MLSQCAVRIAMILFMVCVGFCDATARAEEGPWLTDFEAAKAQAKAAKKLLLVDFTGSDWCPPCMRLKAEVFDGEAFKTAAPEQFVLVELDFPNKKVLSDELKKQNAELAKRYEISGYPTVLLLDVEGNVVSRTGYRPGGSEVYVKHLQDLVSTYEQIAKLKSKLDSVAGLDRAKLLDEIVAGCEKLDAKSAEAEKYGREIVALDSDNKAGLKVKYTYRGLMTDAAKMLAERKAAEARAAYDKAIELSGITEVQKQNAYFEQGGCCFALKDFAGVVKCLEQALAAAPQSDRAASIESTLKRFAPLAAAQSTIAKTQTELENATGVGRAKLLDQLIEAHKVLGPAVRDPKLPAQIEKWSQEIVQLDPENQAGLKAKYDKTPPAAPSNPAQPKAATEK
- a CDS encoding tetratricopeptide repeat protein gives rise to the protein MSSSYPVRCAAIALLVCLTFHGGAIRAEGDLWRTDFEAAKIQSQTEKKVLLLYYTASDRVPPCMTMKREVFDSEAFEAEARRRFVLVEVDFPGKKVLPAAVKKQNDELSRRYGVTQVPIVLLIAPDGAVITKTGYRTGGGEKYVAHLRELTDAYARSIVLQGELPKSRGLERAKLLDEMVRCHDTLSHDKEIALALSREILDLDPRNQTGLNGNHVFRIAMDDADKLLKQRKIQESLAAYDRILALPGITALQKQAAYMDQVGCYFEMRDFRGVIAGLEQARAAAPRSDRVESIYGRYEKSAPFAAAQKIIAEVNVSLGKATGLERAVLLDRLFEAQRILKRALPDITPTRSFEAWSREIVALDAENKAGLKAKHANSPPIELTSMDLTAKNFTPAEGAQIQEANRLAQEVVALYKQNRFREALPLAEECLAIRRKVLGNDNAGTAQAVNNVGAQLLGLTRYAEAIPYYEESLAGRRRAFGNRTLETVDSLTSFGSLFKAMGDYGKSRPYYEEALEISTQVLGPRHPDTAVALNHLGVLLRSMGEYETARSYFERALAIYLEVYGEKHQSSANALGNLGSVSQSLGEEATARRYFERSLAIRKEVLGEKSLDAAHALDGIGGVLTSLGDHAAARPYFVQALAIKKEYYGDKHPDTAIALNAMGKSFVAMGEFQNARLCHEQSLAIFKALTGDKHPEMAVSLNNLAAVLKVQEGQAAALPYQEQSLAICKESLGARHPSTAQAHSSVGWACRALGKYEAARTHLTQAVAIEREVLGPTHPSTADSLISLGTILFDLGEVDQAIKYLAEGIGIRQVVQDGVFAVASETESLKLVAKFRWPLDVLITASKNTEQANNELYAHIWPGRAAVFQLAADRCQTLAHSLAPEVEPLYRTWLETRRELSRLTLAPMNAADPERLAVRRELLRQTTIRKEELERRLAAFVPEIAQGQAQRRRPHTDLAHALPADAVFIDLLRFEHCIHDPNIEASKANYSIPSYVAFVVTRDGPLQRIDLGPAAPIDAQAKAWREAMLSGKSATAVEELRRLVWQPLHAALPADVNTVYLVPDGPLTSLPWAALPGSKPGTVLLEETALAIVPNGRVLLDHLERPSTPTSEGALLAVGGVQYGVAPIDASTSMQIAKLRAAATDEKQTLHWPELPGTANEVTGIERFVGERSVVKLTGNAAGTARVISELPKARWAVFATHGFFADPAMRSAMQIDESSFRDRLPDVASNLTGRNPLLLSGLVFAGANLPRPLDDSGVPQGDGGILTAEAIAGLPLSKLELAVLSACETGLGEVAGGEGVFGLQRAFHVAGCRNVVASLWKVDDEATSALMRLFYENLWRKNQRPLEALRNAQLTILRNPTEIRAYAGRAPGAAKPLPDGGRISAASVAPARADVRRWAAFQLSGSGK
- a CDS encoding protein kinase — its product is MSARPVGELSKTSVSGAIAARPAPTIEHIRLTVPQHAGEATLPAQIGKYRIVQLLGRGSQATVYRGVHLELSSRDVVIKWANAELPPELQKSILAEGKILAELDDPGLVKVYDVDFAEGRPYIVFEYVAGRTLYDEAHGTTIVPARAVSIVADLAHTLESAHRRGVLHRDLKPANVLIDSQDRVRVLDFGLGTSSSIWTEARATESGISGTLPYMAPEQAAGLESTLGPWTDVFGLGAILYELLTGRPPHDVGACALSRAFEVVKLGQIAPPRSIRADIPPELEAIVLRALAKSPADRFANAGQLEGALRNYLQRPKLKRRTAAVVSLMLVATVAAVAWLVRPDATGQSVAAVPAVSPVADAVPPRLAGELKVRVWSTAGNTKRGISIADPNALPVRNGEQVHLEVSLNRAAYLYLVWIDSEGKVTRLDDVGPGGATPRSELHSPAKLDQGWEMVGAPGLETIVLLAAEQRPEDGLDLAKLIGTLPATGPAAGDGFVAFDIDRTRAAASSLDVVVTDATAGTRGPGSIQTIDDPVIQSLERLRERFDLVKAVRFAHR